From the genome of Denticeps clupeoides chromosome 4, fDenClu1.1, whole genome shotgun sequence, one region includes:
- the LOC114788742 gene encoding cysteine-rich protein 2, with protein sequence MVSYCPICGKPVYFGEKKRSLGRDYHPLCLKCQQCNRQLTAGQHAEYDEKPFCTNCYMKMFGPRGNRRLVSCYGAASEDR encoded by the exons ATGGTGAGCTACTGCCCCATCTGTGGTAAACCAGTTTACTTTG gtGAGAAGAAGCGGTCTCTAGGCCGCGACTACCACCCTCTCTGCCTCAAGTGTCAACAGTGCAATCGGCAGTTAACCGCAGGGCAACATGCAGag TATGATGAGAAACCTTTCTGCACAAACTGCTATATGAAAATGTTTGGCCCTAGAG GCAATAGGAGACTGGTGTCCTGCTATGGTGCTGCCTCAGAAGACAGGTAA